The following are encoded together in the Bombus pascuorum chromosome 10, iyBomPasc1.1, whole genome shotgun sequence genome:
- the LOC132911298 gene encoding protein CDV3 homolog, which produces MADLDDFFAKKDRKKAKGKKFTTTEEIAKKLEETGKRLGKKSKDKPVNPEGEETQQTEDEDEWREFEEEKKDYTGLKIGNLTMNESIDAESDDEKGTGDISSDGESGEGGTKHSGPWKKPELPPQPEPAPETAPPPPPPVTSGSSYKPPHLRNIQTVAASPRQRAKNIAPDIHSEEYFPTLNSKQQQSNEPSGPWGRRKRDEGTFEEVRNRGGSRSYSVQDAQAQAPKLSLGNKYGALSQDQS; this is translated from the exons ATGGCTGATTTGGATGATTTCTTTGCGAAAAAAGATCGCAAAAAAGCGAAGGGGAAGAAATTCACAACTACGGAGGAGATAGCaaagaaattggaagaaaCGGGCAAGCGGTTGGGGAAGAAATCAAAAGACAAACCAGTAAACCCGGAGGGGGAAGAAACTCAACAAACCGAG GATGAAGATGAGTGGAGAGAAttcgaagaagagaaaaaagactATACTGGCTTGAAGATTGGAAACCTGACAATGAACGAATCCATAGATGCAGAATCTGATGATGAAAAAGGTACAGGAGATATTAGCTCGGATGGAGAATCAGGTGAAGGTGGTACCAAACATTCAGGACCTTGGAAAAAGCCAGAGCTCCCCCCACAACCAGAACCAGCACCAGAAACAGCACCACCACCTCCACCACCTGTTACTTCAGGAAGTAGTTATAAGCCTCCACATTTAAGGAACATCCAAACAGTAGCTGCTAGTCCTAGACAACGAGCAAAAAATATTGCGCCAGACATACATAGTGAAGAATATTTCCCAACGTTGAACTCCAAGCAGCAGCAAAGCAACGAACCCAGCGGACCATGGGGAAGACG gaaACGAGACGAAGGTACGTTTGAAGAAGTGCGTAATCGAGGAGGAAGTAGATCATATAGCGTACAGGATGCGCAAGCTCAAGCGCCGAAGCTCTCTCTGGGTAACAAATATGGTGCCCTATCGCAAGATCAGAGCTGA